One stretch of Harmonia axyridis chromosome 1, icHarAxyr1.1, whole genome shotgun sequence DNA includes these proteins:
- the LOC123680858 gene encoding max-like protein X: protein MPRDRIPSLQRCGSRGSMQNVYSSANNSEDEEEVESKCSLSYKERRREAHTQAEQKRRDAIKKGYDTLQTLVPTCQQTDISGHKLSKASVLQKSIDYIQYLQQQKKKQEEERNTLRKEVLALKIMQTNYEQIVKAQQSQPGQAEMRVSDDVKFSVFQAIMEQLFIPFNNISVVNFTELSAGVFSWLEEYCKPQMLKESIMQALRRHSSQFMGLSTNL, encoded by the exons aTGCCAAGAGACAGAATTCCTTCTTTGCAACGTTGTGGTAGCAGAGGTTCCATGCAAAATGTTTACTCTTCTGCAAATAATTCTG AGGACGAAGAGGAGGTAGAATCTAAATGTTCCCTGAGTTATAAGGAAAGGAGACGAGAAGCTCATACTCAGGCTGAACAAAAAAGGAGAGATGCTATTAAGAAGGGTTATGATACCTTACAGACCTTAGTGCCAACTTGTCAACAAACTGATATATCAG GGCATAAGTTGAGCAAAGCAAGTGTGCTCCAAAAGTCCATTGATTACATACAATACCTTCAACAGCAAAAAAAGAAACAGGAAGAAGAGAGAAACACTTTAAGAAAAGAAGTTCTTGCCCTGAAAATTATGCAAACCAACTATGAACAGATTGTTAAGGCTCAGCAGTCTCAGCCTGGGCAAGCCGAAATGAGAGTATCTGACGATGTTAAGTTTTCAGTT TTTCAGGCAATTATGGAACAGCTCTTCATTCCATTCAACAATATATCAGTAGTTAATTTTACAGAATTGTCGGCTGGAGTTTTTAGTTGGCTAGAAGAATATTGCAAACCACAAATGTTGAAGGAATCTATAATGCAGGCTTTAAGAAGACATAGCAGTCAATTTATGGGTTTATCAACCAATTTATga